The Neoasaia chiangmaiensis sequence TCCAGAAACGTCGCCGCGCCGCACTCAATGCAGGATTCCCAGTGCGTGCAGGAAGTCGGACGCGCGCGAATGGTGCCTGGCCTCCGGCGGCGCATCGCCCCCCAGCCCTTCACGCGCCGCGTTCAAGGCCGGCCCGCAGGGGTCGGGCGCCGCCCCACCGAGCGTGACCTCGAAGCGGCCATCCTGCCCCGCCGCCTGCCGCGCCATCGGCGCGCCCAGGGTGCCACCAACCGAAACCGGCGTGGATGCGCCGGCACTGCCGAAGCCGATCCGGGGTGTGAGGTTCAGTGCCAGTTCCTGCGTCGCAAGATCGATCGTTCCCGATCCCGTCGCCGCCACCGGCCCCGCCTGCATGCCGATCGTATCCAGATTGGCCTTGCCCCGGTCGATCTGCATGTGCACGCCCAGACACCGCAACCCGACATCACCATGCCCCAGAACGACCTGCGCATCGTGCCCGATCAATTGCCCCAGCAGGCGCCCATCGATATTGCCGCCCACCATCGACAGCCCCAGATGCCCCGAAGCCGACGCCAGCAGCGCGGCGCGATCGCCACCTTGCGCATGCAATTCACCGACTGCCTCAAGCGGGCCACGCAGCAGCAGCGGCAGACCCGCCTGCATTTCTGCTAACGTCGCCGGCAGCAGGAATGGCGCGAAACGAAAGCTCAGTACCGCCGGCTCCTGGCTGGCATCGTAGTCGATCACGCCGGACAGCGCCCCGCCCGCACCATGACCTGAAAGCGGGTCCAGGGTGAGATGACCCTGACGCAAGACAGCATGCGCCAACAGATCGCTGTAATCCTGACCGTTGAAACGCAACGTCCCGATATGCAGGCGGATATCGCCATTCCGCCCGCGCAACATCTCGACAAGCGAACGCGATGCCGGACTCACGTCCGGGTTCGCGGCGGTCGTCGGTGCCTGTTGCGTCCCGGCCATCGGCTTCACCGCCGACGCCACGACACCGGCGACGCCGGGTGCCGCGTCCGGTGCCGACCTGGCATCCGGGATGACCGCCGCCGGCGGGGAAGCATGGCGCCACAACCCGGACAATGCATCCATGTCCAGATGCGCCACCTCCAGCACGGCATGGATATCCGGATTGCGCGTCAGCGCGAAACCGGCGGTTCCCGTCAGGCTGACTTCCTGGCTGCTCAGGGAAAGATCACGCAACTGCACATTCTTCGTGCCATCAGCACCGAGCGTGGCCTTGAGCGCCGCGTTCGTCAGTGTCGCGCCACGAATAGCGAAGCCTTGCGCATGGCCATCGAGCGCCAGTTGCGTGCCATGCGCCCCCAGCGTGCCACGTAGAGATATTGTCGCATCCTGATCCGGGTCGTGCCGATCCGTCGCCGCAAGACCGCTCTTGCCCGGCTCCCGCATCTCGATGGCAACCGGCAGCGGGGTTCCCAGTCGGGTGTGCCAGGCGGCGAGAGCCTGCGACAACGTGCCGAACTGTCCCTGCACATGCCCGATACGCGTCCGCCATTGCAGATCGGTCGTCACGGTCAACGGGGAGGAAAGTGTCTCGCCATCGATGCTCGTCTGCCGCGCCTGAACGCCGTTCCAGCCCGGCGCGCTCGCCATATGCAGATGGATATGATTGACGCCGATCCCGGCCGCTATGGCGTGCCACCCCTGGCTCAGCGCCGGCACGTCGAACACGCCGACCTCGCCTCCCAGCCCGTCGATCGCGGGCAGATCGGCATGCGG is a genomic window containing:
- a CDS encoding AsmA family protein: MKRLLGALIVLLVLLTGFGIAAHVLIDRSALRQDVIAAVKRQTGRDLEIGHFSVQVFPWPSFAARDVTLSDLPGSDRPPMLRAREVHASLALTPLIWRQLRLEHVVVTGGTLTLRRAVDGTANWNFTPPERDGARATTGSTHRVQAHWKAELGSASIMDTGIDFQDLAARQGGHVTIDRLELDGLPSSSPYLDLQAHHANTPFTLTGHIGPLSVLTGKNPPWAVSLGATLGAESAHRDWVNIDGQINDPRHLQGISGTVRGELAHLNDLSGVFPHADLPAIDGLGGEVGVFDVPALSQGWHAIAAGIGVNHIHLHMASAPGWNGVQARQTSIDGETLSSPLTVTTDLQWRTRIGHVQGQFGTLSQALAAWHTRLGTPLPVAIEMREPGKSGLAATDRHDPDQDATISLRGTLGAHGTQLALDGHAQGFAIRGATLTNAALKATLGADGTKNVQLRDLSLSSQEVSLTGTAGFALTRNPDIHAVLEVAHLDMDALSGLWRHASPPAAVIPDARSAPDAAPGVAGVVASAVKPMAGTQQAPTTAANPDVSPASRSLVEMLRGRNGDIRLHIGTLRFNGQDYSDLLAHAVLRQGHLTLDPLSGHGAGGALSGVIDYDASQEPAVLSFRFAPFLLPATLAEMQAGLPLLLRGPLEAVGELHAQGGDRAALLASASGHLGLSMVGGNIDGRLLGQLIGHDAQVVLGHGDVGLRCLGVHMQIDRGKANLDTIGMQAGPVAATGSGTIDLATQELALNLTPRIGFGSAGASTPVSVGGTLGAPMARQAAGQDGRFEVTLGGAAPDPCGPALNAAREGLGGDAPPEARHHSRASDFLHALGILH